TCTCGGACACCCCGTCAAAATCCGCCGCGCAGTGATGCACCGGGTCGGCGTGGTTGAAGGCGCCATCCTCGAGCAGCTCGAAGATCTCGACCTCGTCCAGCCTGTCGTCGCCGTCGTCGTCAAAGCCCGCGGGCCAGACGTCGAGGCCATACCACACCGGGATCTGGTGGCCCCACCACAGCTGGCGGCTGATGCACCACGGCTCGATGTTCTCGAGCCAGTGGAAATAGGTCTTGGCGTCGCGCTCGGGCAGGATCTCGGTCCGGCCGTCGCGCACGGCGTCTATCGCGGGCTGCACGATCTTCGCCGTGTCCACGAACCACTGGTCGGTCAGCATCGGTTCGATGGCGACCTTGGAGCGGTCGCCATGCGGAACCATGTGGCGGTCGCTGTCGATGCCGTCCAGCCAGCCCTGCTCCTCGGCCAGCGCCACGATGCGCGTCCTTGCCTCGTAGCGGTCGAGGCCGTCGAGGGCGAAGACGACATCCTCGCATTCGCAGCCCTCGAGGAAATCCGGGTTCTCGGCAAGGAACATCGTGGCCCGGCCGGTCATCACGTTGATGGCGCGCAGCCCCGTCCGCTGGCCCACGCCCCAGTCGTTGAAGTCATGCGCAGGGGTGATCTTCACCGCGCCGGTGCCCTTCGAGGGATCGGCATAGTCGTCGGCCACGATCGGGATGCGGCGGCCGACCAGCGGTAGGATCACCTCCTTGCCGATCAGGTGGGCGTAGCGATCATCGGCGGGGTTCACCGCGATGCCGGTATCGCCCAGCATCGTCTCGGGGCGCGTCGTCGCCACCGTCAGGTAGTCGCGCTCTTCCCAGTCGATGGGGGTGTCGGTCTCGTCGAAGGTCACCGGATGGCGGTAGGTCGCGCCATCGGCCAGCCGGTAGCGCAGGCGCCACATGTTGCCGTTCATCTCGACCTGCTCGACTTCCAGGTCCGAGATCGCGGTCTCGAAATGCGGGTCCCAGTTCACCAGCCGCTTGCCGCGGTAGATGAAGCCCTTTTCGTAAAGGTCCACGAAGACCTTCAGCACGGCGCGCTGGAAGTTCGCGTCCATCGTGAAGGCGTTGCGCGACCAGTCGCAGGAGGCACCCAGCCGCTTCAACTGGTTGATGATCGTGCCGCCCGACTGCTCCTTCCACTCCCAGACCTTCTGAAGGAACGCCTCGCGGCCCATCTCGCGGCGCGAGGGATGGCCGGCCTTGGCGAGGTCGCGCTCCACCACCATCTGCGTGGCGATGCCCGCGTGATCCTGACCGGGCTGCCAGAGCGTGTCGAAGCCGCGCATCCGGTGCCAGCGCGTCAGGATGTCCTGCAGCGTGTTGTTGAACGCATGCCCCATGTGCAGCGAGCCCGTCACGTTCGGCGGCGGGATCATGATGCAGAAGGTCTCGGGGCGCGAGGCGTTGGCCCCGGCCTTGAAGGCGCCGGCCTTCTCCCACTGGGCATAGAGCCGGGCCTCGGCCTCGGCGGCGTTGAAGGTCTTGTCCATCGGCATGTCGCGCCCCCGTAGCTGTTGCGCCCGGTCTACCCAAGGCGAAGGCCGAGGCCAAGCCTCATCGCGCCACGGTGCCGGGGGCTAGACCGCGCGGTCGATCCGGGTGGACAGATGGATCAGGCTCTCCGAGCTTCGGACGCCGGTCATGGCGCCGACCTCGTCCAGGACCTGATCCAGAACCTGCGTCGAGGGCGCGGCGATCTGCAGGAGAAGGTCGAACCGGCCCGAGGTGGTGAAAACCTTCTCGACCTCAGCGATGGCCTTGAGGCGCGTCAGGATCGCGGGCTGCGTCCGGGGCTCGATGGTGAGCAGGACGGAGGCGCGAAGGCGGCCTTGGCGCGCCTCCTCGCCGAGCTTGAGGGTGTAGCCGGCGATCACGCCGGAGGTCTCGAGACGCTCCAGCCGGGCCTGGATCGTCGAGCGCGCGACCTTCAACCGCCGGGCGAGCGTGGCCACGGAGGTCCGCGCATCGGCCCCCAGGATGCCCAGGATGTTTCTGTCGAGTTCGTCCATGCATATTGACCAAGGTTTTCGTCATTATGCCGACAGATCGCTGCATATCAACACTTTTGATCGGTGGATTTGTGCCCCAAATGAG
This portion of the Rhodobacter sp. CZR27 genome encodes:
- a CDS encoding valine--tRNA ligase; this translates as MPMDKTFNAAEAEARLYAQWEKAGAFKAGANASRPETFCIMIPPPNVTGSLHMGHAFNNTLQDILTRWHRMRGFDTLWQPGQDHAGIATQMVVERDLAKAGHPSRREMGREAFLQKVWEWKEQSGGTIINQLKRLGASCDWSRNAFTMDANFQRAVLKVFVDLYEKGFIYRGKRLVNWDPHFETAISDLEVEQVEMNGNMWRLRYRLADGATYRHPVTFDETDTPIDWEERDYLTVATTRPETMLGDTGIAVNPADDRYAHLIGKEVILPLVGRRIPIVADDYADPSKGTGAVKITPAHDFNDWGVGQRTGLRAINVMTGRATMFLAENPDFLEGCECEDVVFALDGLDRYEARTRIVALAEEQGWLDGIDSDRHMVPHGDRSKVAIEPMLTDQWFVDTAKIVQPAIDAVRDGRTEILPERDAKTYFHWLENIEPWCISRQLWWGHQIPVWYGLDVWPAGFDDDGDDRLDEVEIFELLEDGAFNHADPVHHCAADFDGVSEKFLDDLASLPAPLNHARIVEVADRAAAIDLLAQSLADYNLSEDPTHLVYPVWRDPDVLDTWFSSGLWPIGTLGWPEDTAELKRYFPTSVLITGFDIIFFWVARMMMMQLAVVNEVPFKTVYVHALVRDEKGKKMSKSLGNVLDPLELIDEFGADAVRFTLTAMAAMGRDLKLSTARIAGYRNFGTKLWNACRFAEMNGVWEGHATRSAPPAATATVNRWIIGETGRVREEVDAALAAYRFDAAANALYAFVWGKVCDWYVEFSKPLFDTEAAAETRATMAWVLDQCMILLHPIMPFVTEELWATTGRRAKMLVHTDWPAFGADLVNPAADREMTWVIGLIEEIRSARAQVRVPAGLKLPVVQIALDEASRGALARNEALILRLARLEGFTEAASAPKGALTIAVEGGSFAIPLEGVIDIGAEKARLEKTLEKLQKDMAGLRGRLGNPSFVASAPEEVVDEARTRLEQGEEEAEKLGSALARLAEIA
- a CDS encoding Lrp/AsnC family transcriptional regulator; protein product: MDELDRNILGILGADARTSVATLARRLKVARSTIQARLERLETSGVIAGYTLKLGEEARQGRLRASVLLTIEPRTQPAILTRLKAIAEVEKVFTTSGRFDLLLQIAAPSTQVLDQVLDEVGAMTGVRSSESLIHLSTRIDRAV